The genome window TGTCGCCGGAGCACGCGGCCGAGTTCGCCAAGGGCAAGGTGCTGGTTGAGCTGCAGCTCAAAGCCCTGCCGCATACGACGGTTCATGCGGCGTAAGCGGGGAAGAAACCGGGCGGCGGGAATTGCTCCACCCTATATGACTACACACTATTGGCGGGACTTGCCCGCCCAGTCCGGTTCTGCTGTTCCGAAGACGAGAACCGCGGTGCGGTCTTCTTGGCGTTCAGCCTGTTCGTCTGTGACCTCATAGACCGGGCGCGAGCAGCATTGCGCGACCGATCATGACGCACAGACCGAGCGCGAACGCCACAGCCAGCCCGAGCGTCAACATCACCGCCGAATACCGCATCACCTGTGCCATACGCGCCTCCCTTCCGATCAGGACACTGTATCTCTAGATACGGAGACGGGCCATGACGGGTCGCACGCGTGCGACCTACGCCTGTCCCACGCTGGCCGCGTAGCCGGGAACTATCCCGTTGTCAGCACGGCGCGGATTTTGAACGGATCGATCAGCGTGACCGACTCGCCGCGCTCGACGGCGAATCCGGCATGCGCGACGCGCTGCGCAACGCGTTCGACCTCGTCGGCTGTGGGCAGTATGACCGTATAGTCGATCAGGCCGATGGCGTCGTCCGGCGCGGGCGGAATTCCCGACCCGGCCCATACGTTCGCACCGAGGTGATGGTGGTAATCGCCAGCCCGGAAGAACGCTGCGCCGACGCGCGCGTCGCTGAACACCCGGTCGAATCCGACCGCATCGCGGTAGAAGGCCGACGCCGGGCCCAGGTCCGCGACGTGCACATGCACATGCCCGACGACGGTGTCACCCGGCAGGCCGTTCCACGGCGACGGATCGCGGGCGAGCTCGGCCATCAAGTCGTCGACGTCGATCGGCGCATTGCCGAGCTGAATCACGTCCTCGAACGACGGCCACTGCTCCTTCGGATAGTCCCACGCCAGCTCGATGCCGTTGCCGTCGCTGTCCGGAAGATAGATCGCCAGATGGGTGTGATGGTCGACCAGTCCTTGCACCGGCGTGCGCGTCTCAGCGATCCGGCGCAGCAGATGCGCCAGCGCCCAGCGTGTCGGCAGCAGGAACGCCGTGTGATACAGGCCTGTCGTGCGGCGGTAGCGTTTGGCGTCCGCGACCTGCGTGAGCCGGATCAGATCCTCGCCGCCTGCGCCGAGCCGGATGTTGCTGCCAGAACGATCGTGTACGGCGAAGCCCAGTACGTCGGTGTAGAACGCGGCAAGCTTTGGTGCATCCGGTGTGCGATAGTGCACCGGCCCGAGCCGTAGGTCCGGCGAAATCCGGACTCCGGCGGCCAGT of Candidatus Flexicrinis affinis contains these proteins:
- a CDS encoding VOC family protein, yielding MTTSQTELAAGVRISPDLRLGPVHYRTPDAPKLAAFYTDVLGFAVHDRSGSNIRLGAGGEDLIRLTQVADAKRYRRTTGLYHTAFLLPTRWALAHLLRRIAETRTPVQGLVDHHTHLAIYLPDSDGNGIELAWDYPKEQWPSFEDVIQLGNAPIDVDDLMAELARDPSPWNGLPGDTVVGHVHVHVADLGPASAFYRDAVGFDRVFSDARVGAAFFRAGDYHHHLGANVWAGSGIPPAPDDAIGLIDYTVILPTADEVERVAQRVAHAGFAVERGESVTLIDPFKIRAVLTTG